The genomic stretch ACGGGTAGAGATTGACGACCACCATGTCGACGGCACCATAACCGTGCTCCTCGAGCGCGCGCATGTCATCCGCTCGGTCACGCCGAGCGAGAATACCGGCGTGCACTGCGGGATGCAGGGTCTTCACACGGCCATCCATCATCTCCGGGTGACCTGTGACATCGCTCACGTCACGCACAGGCAGACCGGCGTCGCGCAGCAGCCGTGCCGTGCCGCCCGTCGATAGCAGCTCCCATTGCATCTCGTGCAGCCCGCGCGCGAGCTCGACCACTCCGTTCTTGTCTGAAACACTCAGCAGGGCACGTGGCATCGAGTCTCCTTCAGATACGCGCAATTGCGATGATTTGCTGATCAGCAGGCGGCATGTCCCCGCCAAGTTGAAACGCCTCGGCAGCGGACGATTCGCGTTCACCGGACACGCCCCGCGCGATGGCGTCGATGACGGCCGGATACAGACGGTGCTCGACCTTGAGCACGCGTGCGGCCAGCGTCGCGGGTGTGTCGCCGGGAAGAACCGGCACAGGCCACTGTGCGACGATACGCCCCTCGTCGTAGCGTTCATCCACGTAATGCACCGTCGCGCCCGTCACGCGACAGCCGGCGGCCAGCACAGCTTCGTGCACGTGCCGCCCGTACATCCCGGCACCGCCGAACGCGGGCAGGAGCGCGGGATGGATGTTCAGCATGCGTCCGCTGTACCTGCCGACCACAGCGGGTGGGACGAGTCGCAGATATCCTGCGAGGGCGAGGAGGTCGATTTGGTGTGCTGTCAGGGCAGCGAGCGTGTCGGCCGCGACATCCGCCTCAGCGCGCCCGCCCACAGCAATGTGCACGGCGGGCACACCTGCGGACGCGGCATGCGCGAGTGCGCCGGATGCTGCTCGATCGCTCACGACGAGCGCGACTCGCACGTGCTCTGCGTCGACGAATCGATTGAGAATGGCTTGCAGGTTGGAGCCGCCGCCGGACGCGAACACCGCCAGACGAACGCTCACGCCAGCCCACCGCCGTAATGTGGAATGAGGAACGGGTTGGTGGCGCGCTCGTGGCCGACGGTCGTGGGCGGACCATGGCCCGGATAGAGTGTGGTATCGTCGGGCATGCTCAGGACCTGCGCGCGAATCGATTCGATGAGCTGAGTGAAATCACCGCCGGGCAGATCGCTGCGGCCGATGGAGCCCTGGAACACTACATCGCCGACGAACGCGCAGTCCGCGTCCGCGACGTGGAAGACCACGTGGCCCGGCGAGTGACCGGGCGCGTGCAGCACGTGGTAGGTAACGTCGCCGATCGCAAGCTGCTGGTCGTGCTCGAGCGGTCGGCTGACATCAGGCAGCGGATCCACGCGCATGCCGAACTGCTGCGCCTGCTGCGCGACATGATCGTACAGGAACCGGTCCGCGGGATGCAGATAAACGGGCGCGGCTGTCTCGCCCACCAGGCGGGAGACGCCTTCGACATGATCGAGATGGGCGTGGGTCAGCAGCACCGCTGCGATCTGCAGCCCCTCGTCCGCAAGCAGCTGGAGCATCGGGGCGACGCTGTTGCCGGGATCGATGGCGACCGCGGTCGCAGACCCGTCCCGCCACACGATGTAGCCGTTCTCACCGAAGCCCGGCGCAACGAAAGGTCTTATCTGGAGAATCATGGCGCGGAAAGTAGGCAGCCGCCGCGCCGTCGGCAAACGCCGGCGCGGGTGCGCCAGCGTGGGCGTTCAGGCGCAGCCGCAGCCGCTCCGGACCAGGCCGGCCGCCTCGAGCTGCTCCTCGTCTGCCGTCGGCGGCCGCCAGCCGCCCGGCATGGCCAGCATGCCCCGCAGCGCCTGCTCGGCCCGCGTGCGGATATCCTCGTCCAGCAGGACCTCGTACTGCTCATGGTCGAGGCACCATGCCAGCTTGGCGAGCGTGTTGACCTTCATGTTGCCGCAGATCGCGGCGCGCGAGAGGGGCACGATGGTCTTCTGCGGGTACAGCTGGTGCAGCCGGTCGATGAGTCCGCGCTCCGTGCCAATGATCAGCTCATCGTACTGCTCGGCGAGGGCGGCCATGGCGGATGTCGACACCACATGGTCCGCCTTCTCCAGCAGGTCGCGTCGCGCCTCGGGATGAATCACGACCTGTGCATTCGGGTGCGCCCGCTTCGCCGCGTCCAGCTCGTCCATCACCAGGTCATCATGCACATAGCAGTATCCGTCCCAGGCGACGATCTCACCCGGATCACCGGTGTGCTCCGGCGTTGACGTGCTCCGTATAGCGCGGCCGGTCCGCTCGGCGACGTATTTTGCGAGGTTGCGATCCGGGACGAACAGGATGGGACGATCGCGATCGATAGACTCGGCGACCTGCACGGCATTGGAGCTGGTGCAGCAGATGTCCGACTCCGCCTTCACCTCAGCCGTCGAATTGACGTAGGCGACGACGGCGGCGCCGGGTAGGCGCTGTTTCATGAGCCGCAGCGACTCACCCGTGACGAAGTCCGCCATGGGGCACCCAGCCTTGAGGTCCGGCATGAGAACCGTCTTCGACGGAGACAGGATCTTCGCGGTCTCCGCCATGAAATGCACACCGCAGAACACTATGACGTCGGCGGCCGTCGATGCCGCCTCCTGCGACAGGCCGAGGGAGTCGCCCACGTAATCGCTGACGTCCTGGATGTCACCACGCTGATAGTTGTGTCCGAGGATGACCCCATTCAGCTCCTGCTTGCGCTGCAGGATGCGCTCAGTGAGCTGCTCGCGCGTCAGCTTCGAGTAATGCAGCGGACTCGTAAGTGGTGCAGTGCCAGCGCTCATTGCAGTGCTCCTCGTGTCTCCGATATGCGACGGGCCCGCGGCTGCATACACCGCGGGCCCGGAAATTGTCTCGCGCGCCGCGGCTCAGGCCGTGAAGGAGCTGCCGCAGCCGCAGCCGCCCGATGCGTTCGGGTTCTTGAACGTGAAGCCCGAGCCCATCATGGTCGTGACGTAGTCGATCTCGACGCCATCGAGATACTGGCCGCTGAACGGGTCGACGAACAGCTTGATGCCGTTCGACTCCAGGATCTCGTCGTCGTCCTGAGCCTCGTCCTCGATGTTGAGGCCGTACTGGAATCCGGAACAGCCGCCAGGCAGAACCGCCACACGCAGACCCGCGTCCTGCGTCGCGCCCTGCTCCTCAATGAACTTCTGAACTTCCGCAATCGCGGTCGGAGTGACCGTAATGGTCATTGCATCCTCCTGAAGGGTCGACCCGTGATCCGTCCATGGAGTACCCCACGGAGATCGGCGGGTTTCACGTCTGGTCCATCCGTGTCCGAACGTAAATCCACACTATCGGAAGTGTCAACGCCCTCTGACGAGCCGCCCGAGCGCGCTGAGGTCATCGATCACCTCGATTCCGGGTGGTGCGAGCTGCGCGTGCTCCCGGCCATAACCCGTCCTCACGAGGTAGCCGGTACCGCCCGTGGCGAGCGCAGGCAGCACATCACTCAGCCGGTCGCCCACGTACATGGAGGCGGCCAGGTCGAGCCCGAGCGCGGTCTGCGCCTGCTCGTACAGGCCAAGGGCCGGCTTGCGGCAGTCGCACGGTCCGGTGAAATCGGGGTGGTGGGGGCAGTGCAACACGGCGTCGAGCTGTACACCCGCCTCGGCGAGCAACCGCTCGACGCGATCCTGCACCGCGCGGAACTCGTTCTCGGAGTAATAGCCTCTCGCGATGCCAGACTGGTTGGTGACCACGACGAGCTCGAATCCCGCGCGCCTGATGTCGCGCAGGCCCTCCGCAGCGCCCGGCACCAGGACGACGCCGTCCGGGTCCGACAGGTACTGCACCTCCTCGATGATGGTGCCGTCCCGGTCGAGAAACGCCGCCTTCTTCATCCCGTCACAGCATGTTCCAGCGCAGTCCGCACCTGCACGTCGTCGTCCGGTGACACCGTTCGCAGGTCGAGCGCGACGGCATCGTCGACGATACGCGTAATCACGGGCGGCGTGCCCGCGCGCAGACGGGCTTCCAGCTCATGCACCGCTACGCCCTCGACCCGAACGAGCAGCAACGACGTCGCCAGCGCTGCACCCGCGGCCGCGCCACCCCCGACCGCGGAATGGCCGTCAGCCACGCTCATCCGGAGCCCCGGGCCGTCACACTGCTCAACGAGCGCCACGGCACGCTGCTCGACGTCCGCCTTCTGCATTGCAAGCATGCGGAGGACGGGGATCTCGCTGCGCGCGCGTGACGGCTCGAGGTAGAGTCTGAGAGTGGCGGCGAGCGCGGCGAGGGTGAGCTTGTCCACGCGCAGCGCGCGACACAGCGGGTTGCGCCGCATCCGCTCGAGCAGCTCGGCGGACCCGAGCACGATTCCGCACTGTGGCCCGCCCAGCAATTTGTCGCCGGACATCGTGATGATGCCGGCGCCGACGGCGATGGAAGACTGCGGCGTCGGCTCGCTGGCAGGCAGCCCTAGCTCCGCGGGATCCATCAGCAGCCCGGACCCGATGTCGTGAATGAACGGGACGCGCGCGTCCGCTGCCAGCGCCGCGAGCTGGGCCGCACCGGTTTCCGCGGTGTAACCGGACATCTCGAAGTTCGATGGATGCACCTTGAGCACCGCGCCGGTGGCCTCCCCCAGCGCCGCCCGATAGTCTTCGATGTGCGTCCGGTTCGTCGCGCCGACCTCACGCATGTGCGCGCCGCTCCGCGCCATGATCTCCGGTATGCGGAACGCACCCCCGATCTCGACCAGCTCACCGCGGCTGACGATCGCATCGAGGCCGCGGGCGTGCGTATTGAGCGCGAGCACGAGCGCAGCCGCGTTGTTGTTCACGACCAGCGCATCCTCCGCACCGGTCAGGCGGCACAGCAGCGCGCGACAATGCGTGTAGCGACTGCCGCGTGCGCCGCTTTCGGCATCGTACTCGAGCGTCGAGTACCCGCGCGCAATGACGTTCATCGCTGCAAGCGCGACGTCGGCGAGCGGCGCACGGCCGAGGTTGGTATGAAGGACCACGCCCGTCGCGTTGATCACCGGCACGAGCGAGTCTGCCGCGAGCGTCTCCAGGGAGTGGCGCACGCGCTCTGCGATCG from Longimicrobiales bacterium encodes the following:
- the purN gene encoding phosphoribosylglycinamide formyltransferase, whose product is MSVRLAVFASGGGSNLQAILNRFVDAEHVRVALVVSDRAASGALAHAASAGVPAVHIAVGGRAEADVAADTLAALTAHQIDLLALAGYLRLVPPAVVGRYSGRMLNIHPALLPAFGGAGMYGRHVHEAVLAAGCRVTGATVHYVDERYDEGRIVAQWPVPVLPGDTPATLAARVLKVEHRLYPAVIDAIARGVSGERESSAAEAFQLGGDMPPADQQIIAIARI
- a CDS encoding MBL fold metallo-hydrolase, translating into MILQIRPFVAPGFGENGYIVWRDGSATAVAIDPGNSVAPMLQLLADEGLQIAAVLLTHAHLDHVEGVSRLVGETAAPVYLHPADRFLYDHVAQQAQQFGMRVDPLPDVSRPLEHDQQLAIGDVTYHVLHAPGHSPGHVVFHVADADCAFVGDVVFQGSIGRSDLPGGDFTQLIESIRAQVLSMPDDTTLYPGHGPPTTVGHERATNPFLIPHYGGGLA
- the nadA gene encoding quinolinate synthase NadA — translated: MSAGTAPLTSPLHYSKLTREQLTERILQRKQELNGVILGHNYQRGDIQDVSDYVGDSLGLSQEAASTAADVIVFCGVHFMAETAKILSPSKTVLMPDLKAGCPMADFVTGESLRLMKQRLPGAAVVAYVNSTAEVKAESDICCTSSNAVQVAESIDRDRPILFVPDRNLAKYVAERTGRAIRSTSTPEHTGDPGEIVAWDGYCYVHDDLVMDELDAAKRAHPNAQVVIHPEARRDLLEKADHVVSTSAMAALAEQYDELIIGTERGLIDRLHQLYPQKTIVPLSRAAICGNMKVNTLAKLAWCLDHEQYEVLLDEDIRTRAEQALRGMLAMPGGWRPPTADEEQLEAAGLVRSGCGCA
- the erpA gene encoding iron-sulfur cluster insertion protein ErpA yields the protein MTITVTPTAIAEVQKFIEEQGATQDAGLRVAVLPGGCSGFQYGLNIEDEAQDDDEILESNGIKLFVDPFSGQYLDGVEIDYVTTMMGSGFTFKNPNASGGCGCGSSFTA
- a CDS encoding HAD-IIIA family hydrolase: MKKAAFLDRDGTIIEEVQYLSDPDGVVLVPGAAEGLRDIRRAGFELVVVTNQSGIARGYYSENEFRAVQDRVERLLAEAGVQLDAVLHCPHHPDFTGPCDCRKPALGLYEQAQTALGLDLAASMYVGDRLSDVLPALATGGTGYLVRTGYGREHAQLAPPGIEVIDDLSALGRLVRGR
- the selA gene encoding L-seryl-tRNA(Sec) selenium transferase — its product is MKDARRSIPSVDRLLSGDVFAPLRRQWSRPLLVSTLQDELAALRTRMQHGAAIEVDDAAIAERVRHSLETLAADSLVPVINATGVVLHTNLGRAPLADVALAAMNVIARGYSTLEYDAESGARGSRYTHCRALLCRLTGAEDALVVNNNAAALVLALNTHARGLDAIVSRGELVEIGGAFRIPEIMARSGAHMREVGATNRTHIEDYRAALGEATGAVLKVHPSNFEMSGYTAETGAAQLAALAADARVPFIHDIGSGLLMDPAELGLPASEPTPQSSIAVGAGIITMSGDKLLGGPQCGIVLGSAELLERMRRNPLCRALRVDKLTLAALAATLRLYLEPSRARSEIPVLRMLAMQKADVEQRAVALVEQCDGPGLRMSVADGHSAVGGGAAAGAALATSLLLVRVEGVAVHELEARLRAGTPPVITRIVDDAVALDLRTVSPDDDVQVRTALEHAVTG